A stretch of the Poseidonibacter parvus genome encodes the following:
- a CDS encoding aminotransferase class V-fold PLP-dependent enzyme: MNNKVFKPFLNTNTNTLDFIRYNTIGKNKKEYFDYTATGLAFRQIENRIHDVLETYANTHSKESSNADTTSNYYEMARINLAKSLELSEDFAILPNGCGTTAAIKHFQELMGLYIPPATKKRYAINVDKSKLPLVIVGPYEHHSNEVSFREALCEIQRIDLCECGLIDLEHLKQVLEKNKNREIIASFCIASNVTGIITKYEEISKLLRSYNAVVCFDAAASSPYINVPSHLYDAMFMSPHKLLGGPGSCGLLVIRKSLIDTSLAPSFAGGGTVKYVNKQKQVYQDDVQIREDAGTPGILQLIRASLAYQLRNEIGFDFIKERKEKLKKIFLDGLLEIPTCEIYGNKKEDNIGIISFNIQNHDPYELCSKLSSTKGFQTRAGCSCAGPYGHDLLGINDLENEENPGWIRISIHYSQSEEEIKELLKSIKQIVN, translated from the coding sequence ATGAACAACAAAGTTTTCAAACCATTTTTAAATACAAATACAAATACTCTTGATTTTATACGATACAACACTATTGGAAAAAATAAAAAAGAGTATTTCGACTATACGGCAACGGGATTAGCTTTTAGACAAATAGAAAATAGAATACATGATGTTCTTGAAACTTATGCAAATACTCACTCAAAAGAGTCATCAAATGCAGATACTACGAGTAATTATTATGAAATGGCAAGAATAAATTTAGCAAAAAGTTTAGAACTTTCTGAAGATTTTGCAATACTTCCAAATGGCTGTGGAACAACTGCTGCTATTAAACATTTTCAAGAACTTATGGGATTATATATTCCACCTGCAACTAAAAAAAGATACGCTATTAACGTTGATAAGTCTAAATTACCTTTAGTAATAGTTGGACCTTATGAGCACCATTCAAATGAAGTTTCATTCAGAGAAGCTCTTTGCGAAATTCAAAGAATAGATTTATGTGAATGTGGATTAATAGATTTAGAACATTTAAAACAAGTTTTAGAAAAGAATAAAAATAGAGAAATAATAGCTTCATTTTGTATTGCCTCAAATGTAACTGGAATTATTACAAAATATGAAGAAATTTCAAAACTTTTAAGATCATATAATGCAGTAGTTTGCTTTGATGCAGCAGCTTCTTCTCCATATATAAATGTACCTTCACATCTTTATGATGCAATGTTTATGTCTCCTCATAAGCTTCTTGGAGGTCCTGGTTCTTGTGGACTTTTAGTAATAAGAAAATCTTTAATTGATACTAGCTTAGCTCCGTCATTTGCAGGTGGAGGAACAGTAAAATATGTAAATAAACAAAAACAAGTTTATCAAGATGATGTACAAATAAGAGAAGATGCAGGAACACCTGGAATTTTACAACTAATACGAGCTAGTTTAGCATATCAATTAAGAAATGAAATAGGTTTCGATTTTATAAAAGAAAGAAAAGAAAAACTAAAAAAAATATTTTTAGATGGTCTTTTAGAAATTCCAACATGTGAAATTTATGGAAATAAAAAAGAAGATAATATAGGAATCATCTCTTTTAATATTCAAAATCATGACCCTTATGAACTATGCTCAAAACTTTCTTCTACAAAGGGTTTTCAAACAAGAGCAGGATGTTCATGTGCCGGACCTTATGGACATGACTTATTAGGAATTAATGACTTAGAAAATGAAGAAAACCCAGGATGGATTAGAATTTCAATACATTATTCACAAAGTGAAGAAGAAATCAAAGAGTTATTAAAATCTATTAAACAAATTGTTAACTAA
- the typA gene encoding translational GTPase TypA has product MRDIRNIAVIAHVDHGKTTLVDELLKQSGTFTAHQEVEDRVMDSNDIEKERGITILSKNTAVDYEGVRINIIDTPGHADFGGEVERVLKMVDCVLLLVDAQEGTMPQTKFVVKKALQLGHRPIVVINKIDKPGADADRVVDEVFDLFDQMGATEEQLEFPVVYAAARDGYAKLNLEDPSDNLIPLFTTILEEVPKPKGNDENGLQLQVFTLDYDNFIGKIGIARIFNGTISMGETVTLVKADGEKIKGRVTKLIGFKGVDRFDIKTAGTGDIVAVAGFETIDVGDSLCDPANPMPLDPMHIEEPTLSVTFAVNDSPLAGTEGKFVTSNKIDERLTAEMNTNIAMNYEQIGEGKFKVNGRGELQICILAENMRREGFEFSIGRPEVIVKEIDGVKMEPFEHLVIDTPDEFSGAIIEKLGKRKANMTNMVPMGSGYTRLEFEIPARGLIGIRTEFLTETKGEGVMNHSFLEFRPHSGTVESRKYGALVSMENGEAVGYSIFNLQDRGIMYIKPQDKIYNGMVIGQHAKANDLDVNPIKAKQQSNVRSSGADEAIKLIPPRVMSLENALEWIEEDELVEVTPINVRVRKRDLDPNVRKRTAKKVKFAD; this is encoded by the coding sequence ATGAGAGATATTAGAAATATTGCGGTTATCGCACACGTTGACCACGGTAAAACTACATTAGTAGATGAATTATTAAAACAATCAGGTACTTTTACTGCACACCAAGAAGTAGAAGACAGAGTTATGGATAGTAATGATATTGAAAAAGAAAGAGGAATTACAATTCTTTCTAAAAATACTGCTGTTGATTACGAAGGTGTTAGAATTAACATTATTGACACACCAGGCCATGCTGACTTTGGTGGAGAAGTTGAACGTGTACTTAAAATGGTTGACTGTGTACTTTTATTAGTAGATGCTCAAGAAGGTACTATGCCTCAAACAAAATTCGTTGTTAAGAAAGCTTTACAATTAGGTCATAGACCAATTGTTGTTATTAACAAAATTGATAAGCCAGGTGCTGATGCAGATAGAGTTGTTGATGAAGTATTTGACCTGTTTGATCAAATGGGTGCTACAGAAGAGCAATTAGAATTCCCAGTTGTTTATGCAGCTGCTAGAGATGGATATGCAAAACTTAACTTAGAAGATCCAAGTGATAATCTAATTCCATTATTTACAACAATTTTAGAAGAAGTTCCAAAACCAAAAGGTAACGATGAAAATGGTCTTCAGTTACAAGTATTTACACTTGATTATGACAACTTCATTGGTAAAATTGGTATTGCTAGAATCTTTAATGGTACGATTTCTATGGGTGAAACTGTAACTTTAGTTAAAGCTGATGGTGAAAAAATCAAAGGTAGAGTTACTAAACTTATTGGTTTCAAAGGTGTTGATAGATTTGATATTAAAACTGCTGGTACAGGTGACATTGTTGCTGTTGCTGGTTTTGAAACTATTGATGTTGGAGATTCACTTTGTGACCCTGCAAATCCAATGCCATTAGATCCTATGCATATTGAAGAGCCTACATTATCTGTTACTTTTGCAGTAAATGATTCTCCATTAGCTGGAACTGAAGGTAAGTTTGTAACTTCAAATAAAATTGATGAAAGACTTACTGCTGAAATGAATACTAATATTGCTATGAATTATGAGCAAATTGGTGAAGGTAAATTTAAAGTTAACGGAAGAGGGGAATTACAAATTTGTATCCTTGCTGAAAACATGAGAAGAGAAGGTTTCGAATTCTCAATTGGAAGACCTGAAGTAATCGTTAAAGAAATTGATGGTGTTAAAATGGAGCCATTTGAGCATTTAGTAATTGATACACCAGATGAGTTCTCAGGTGCAATTATTGAAAAACTAGGAAAAAGAAAAGCTAACATGACTAACATGGTACCAATGGGTTCAGGTTATACAAGATTAGAGTTTGAAATTCCAGCACGTGGTTTAATCGGTATTAGAACTGAGTTTTTAACTGAAACTAAAGGTGAGGGTGTTATGAACCACTCATTCTTAGAATTCAGACCTCATTCAGGTACTGTTGAATCTAGAAAATATGGAGCATTAGTTTCTATGGAAAATGGTGAAGCTGTTGGTTATTCAATCTTCAACTTACAAGATAGAGGAATTATGTATATCAAACCTCAAGATAAGATTTATAACGGAATGGTTATTGGTCAACATGCAAAAGCAAACGATTTAGATGTAAATCCAATCAAAGCTAAGCAACAATCAAACGTTAGATCTTCTGGTGCAGATGAAGCTATTAAGCTTATTCCACCAAGAGTTATGTCTTTAGAAAATGCACTAGAGTGGATTGAAGAAGATGAGCTTGTTGAAGTAACTCCAATTAATGTTAGAGTTAGAAAAAGAGATTTAGATCCAAATGTTAGAAAAAGAACTGCTAAAAAAGTGAAATTCGCTGATTAG